Proteins found in one Spirochaetota bacterium genomic segment:
- a CDS encoding ABC transporter ATP-binding protein, translating to MDFIKVLNLSKTYKTGSQEVKALRNINLDINKGDFISIVGPSGSGKTTLLNLLGCIDIPDSGKYYFLDNELTSFNKEKLTLLRREKFGFIFQNFNLIKVLNVFENVAITLELLNLKKHEIEEKVHNILKETKLSGLENRLPNELSGGQQQRVAIARALVKNPVVVFADEPTANLDHKTGAEIVTLMKELNEKYGTTFIFSTHDSKIMELAKKIIYLEDGEIIKN from the coding sequence ATGGATTTTATTAAAGTTTTAAATTTATCAAAAACTTATAAAACTGGTTCTCAAGAAGTCAAAGCCCTAAGAAATATTAACCTTGATATAAATAAAGGAGATTTTATTAGTATAGTTGGGCCTTCTGGTTCAGGTAAAACAACTTTATTAAATTTACTTGGATGTATAGATATACCTGATTCAGGAAAATACTATTTTTTAGACAATGAATTAACTTCATTTAATAAAGAAAAACTGACTCTTTTAAGAAGAGAAAAATTTGGGTTTATTTTTCAGAATTTTAACCTTATTAAGGTTTTAAATGTTTTTGAAAATGTTGCTATAACTCTTGAATTATTAAACTTAAAGAAACATGAAATCGAAGAAAAAGTTCATAATATTCTTAAAGAAACAAAATTATCTGGTCTTGAAAACAGGCTTCCAAATGAACTTTCAGGTGGCCAACAACAAAGAGTAGCTATTGCTAGAGCACTTGTTAAGAACCCTGTGGTTGTATTTGCTGATGAGCCAACCGCAAACCTTGATCATAAAACTGGAGCAGAAATAGTAACACTTATGAAAGAACTAAATGAAAAATACGGTACAACATTTATTTTCTCAACTCATGATTCTAAAATAATGGAATTGGCAAAGAAGATAATTTATCTTGAAGATGGAGAAATAATTAAAAACTAA
- a CDS encoding FtsX-like permease family protein, with protein sequence MKKNVGKTEEKVSISKIFLVKFAFKNILQYKQRTILTFLVLTFGITFYILMDGLMTGFEHDTVKLLISLQTGNIKILSKDFNEEEVFKIFKIENYNDIIEYLSKQNFVEGITKRIRFFGLIESKTISTQVIVLGINFNDDNKVFDFIKYIYKNYDIQKNPIYQTIPKIYLGKNIINELELKEGDPVILTTKTSDGMFNSEEFILAGYIDSPDISINTNFVVIDYLEAQNLVQIDSPTEICIKTDNFKKDKLYIKNLSKYLKDSFVTYWAEEGRDILELTKTKSKFTNIFIFFIIIIAIIGIVNTMTLSVYQKITEIGTLKAIGFNEKEISYLFTFESLLIASLGTLSGIFFGLILNYFPYKYGMDLSKMMDVNTLGSFNTQSIIYSSYNIKNIFISFFLGIFFSYISTKSIVKKASKLEPAVALRKIQ encoded by the coding sequence ATGAAAAAAAATGTCGGAAAAACAGAAGAAAAAGTAAGCATTTCTAAAATATTCTTAGTTAAATTTGCTTTTAAAAATATATTGCAATATAAACAGAGAACAATTTTAACTTTTCTTGTATTAACTTTTGGAATAACTTTTTATATTTTAATGGATGGACTTATGACAGGTTTTGAGCATGATACTGTTAAACTTCTTATAAGTCTACAAACTGGAAATATTAAAATTTTAAGCAAAGATTTTAATGAAGAAGAAGTTTTTAAAATATTTAAGATAGAAAATTATAATGATATAATTGAATATTTAAGCAAACAAAATTTTGTTGAAGGTATAACAAAAAGAATAAGATTCTTTGGATTAATAGAGTCTAAAACTATTTCAACTCAAGTAATTGTTTTAGGAATCAATTTTAACGATGATAATAAAGTTTTCGATTTCATTAAATATATATACAAAAACTATGATATCCAAAAAAATCCAATTTATCAAACTATTCCCAAAATATATCTTGGGAAAAACATTATTAATGAACTGGAATTAAAAGAAGGTGATCCTGTAATTTTAACAACAAAAACATCAGATGGAATGTTTAACTCTGAAGAATTTATTCTTGCAGGATATATAGATTCTCCAGATATTTCTATAAATACTAATTTTGTTGTTATTGATTATTTAGAAGCTCAAAACCTAGTACAAATAGATTCTCCAACTGAAATTTGCATAAAAACTGACAATTTTAAAAAAGATAAATTATATATCAAAAACCTTAGCAAATATTTAAAAGATTCTTTTGTCACATATTGGGCAGAAGAAGGAAGAGATATACTTGAATTAACTAAAACAAAATCAAAATTTACAAATATTTTTATTTTTTTTATAATTATTATTGCTATTATTGGAATTGTAAATACTATGACTTTATCTGTTTATCAAAAGATAACTGAGATAGGAACTTTAAAAGCAATTGGTTTTAATGAAAAAGAAATAAGTTATCTTTTTACATTTGAGAGTTTATTAATAGCTTCTCTTGGGACTCTATCAGGGATTTTCTTTGGACTTATTCTTAATTATTTCCCTTACAAATATGGAATGGATCTTTCCAAAATGATGGACGTTAATACTCTTGGTTCTTTCAATACTCAAAGCATAATTTATTCAAGCTATAATATTAAAAATATATTTATATCATTTTTTCTTGGGATCTTTTTTTCTTATATTTCAACAAAATCTATAGTTAAAAAAGCATCAAAGTTAGAACCTGCTGTTGCTTTAAGAAAAATACAATAA
- a CDS encoding FtsX-like permease family protein codes for MGLLYNPYDLVKKVMYIVYFFIVLLASFVIINSMMMNIFERISEIGTLKAIGFSDKQIFLIHIIEGTMMGAIGGIPGSFFGYFLTYIMNYYGLDFSYVMSNIDFLIDTIIKPKASIDVLILTIILSIIAPALATMIPSNYAKKLNPNEALKHL; via the coding sequence ATGGGGCTTCTATATAATCCTTATGATTTAGTTAAAAAAGTAATGTATATAGTTTATTTTTTTATAGTTCTTCTGGCATCCTTTGTAATTATTAATTCAATGATGATGAATATTTTTGAAAGAATTAGTGAAATAGGAACATTAAAAGCAATAGGCTTTTCTGATAAACAAATATTTTTAATTCATATTATAGAAGGAACAATGATGGGAGCTATTGGGGGAATTCCTGGTTCATTTTTCGGTTACTTCTTAACATATATTATGAACTATTATGGCTTAGACTTTAGTTATGTGATGTCAAATATAGATTTTCTAATTGATACTATTATAAAACCCAAAGCATCAATTGATGTTTTAATTTTGACAATCATCTTAAGCATAATAGCTCCAGCTTTAGCTACTATGATTCCTTCAAACTATGCTAAGAAATTAAATCCAAATGAAGCATTAAAACACTTATAA
- a CDS encoding outer membrane lipoprotein-sorting protein, with product MKKIECLLKILTLLFFVFITSIFAIEENSEALEILNKIDNNKVFESVYYKAILEIKRGKNTLLKSFEVYAKNKNFFIKFTNKEDYNVKYLKKDGNLIIYFPEANDILTISGSMLKQSFMGSDLTYEDITSNDKLIDLYKIEEYKNITIDNKNYIFISLIAKVKNVPYFKQELFIDPQNLTIQKINYFDLALRKIKEIHFLKYENFKNRIYPTETIIKDPKREDYYSKFKILEAKFDINIDESIFTIQNLYK from the coding sequence ATGAAAAAAATAGAGTGTTTACTTAAAATATTAACTTTACTTTTTTTTGTGTTTATAACTTCTATTTTTGCAATAGAAGAAAACAGTGAAGCTTTAGAAATACTTAATAAAATTGACAATAATAAGGTCTTTGAATCTGTTTATTATAAAGCCATTTTAGAAATAAAAAGAGGCAAAAATACTTTATTAAAAAGTTTTGAGGTCTATGCTAAAAACAAAAATTTTTTTATAAAATTTACAAATAAAGAGGATTATAATGTAAAATATCTTAAAAAAGACGGAAATCTTATAATTTATTTCCCTGAAGCAAATGATATATTAACAATATCAGGATCAATGTTAAAGCAGTCATTTATGGGATCAGATCTAACTTATGAAGATATTACCTCAAATGATAAACTAATTGACCTTTATAAAATCGAAGAATATAAAAATATTACTATTGATAATAAAAATTATATTTTTATTTCATTGATTGCAAAAGTTAAAAATGTTCCATATTTTAAACAAGAGCTTTTTATAGATCCACAAAATTTAACAATTCAAAAAATAAATTATTTTGATTTGGCTTTAAGAAAAATAAAAGAAATACACTTTTTAAAATATGAAAATTTTAAAAATAGAATTTACCCTACAGAAACAATAATTAAAGATCCAAAAAGAGAAGATTATTATTCTAAATTTAAGATACTTGAAGCAAAATTTGATATAAATATAGATGAATCAATTTTTACAATACAAAATTTATACAAATAA
- a CDS encoding TetR/AcrR family transcriptional regulator: MILQKLNNLIETFIDYKNKEGFNDDKFVKFNKINKLKKEKIILCAIEEFNSKNYDEASTNSIIKKASIGKGMLFYYFKSKENLFKYLIFYSIEKFLYLIKEKFENINNFNNLGFEEKLFLLFKIKIEIYRKNLLITNFIIKYFSNPPEILKYFICKLYNFMIFLSPDFIIDEEIVGKIKENIDINKVKETILFVIKGFEEKILLNVKNLPAYDINFEKISKEFIEYLTILRKGFEK, encoded by the coding sequence ATGATTTTACAAAAATTAAATAATTTAATCGAAACATTTATAGACTATAAAAACAAAGAAGGTTTCAATGATGATAAATTTGTAAAGTTTAATAAAATTAATAAATTAAAAAAAGAAAAAATAATACTATGTGCAATTGAAGAATTTAACAGCAAAAATTACGATGAAGCTTCAACAAATAGTATTATAAAAAAAGCATCAATTGGAAAAGGAATGTTATTTTATTATTTTAAATCAAAAGAAAATCTCTTTAAATATTTAATTTTCTACTCTATTGAAAAATTTCTTTATCTTATAAAAGAAAAGTTTGAAAATATAAATAATTTTAATAATTTGGGGTTTGAAGAAAAACTTTTTTTATTATTTAAAATTAAAATAGAAATTTATAGAAAAAATTTATTAATAACAAATTTTATAATTAAATATTTCTCAAATCCACCAGAAATATTAAAATACTTCATATGTAAACTATATAATTTTATGATATTTCTTTCGCCAGACTTTATAATAGATGAAGAAATAGTTGGGAAAATTAAAGAAAACATTGATATAAACAAGGTAAAAGAAACCATCTTATTTGTAATAAAGGGTTTTGAAGAGAAAATACTTTTAAATGTCAAAAATTTACCTGCTTATGATATAAATTTTGAAAAAATATCAAAAGAATTTATAGAGTATTTAACTATTCTAAGAAAAGGTTTTGAAAAATAA
- a CDS encoding AAA family ATPase, protein MKNYFDICKFINLEFPYKFQELIISDICEEIINKYEKENFSNYIDLRLINSFVNVVGNLLINIYNGSTCIDLSNYPDFLNYFFNNNYFKNLLSDFVTYVDEEQKSLDKITPFILKKLNYEGEKKFLFYRCGDYVNENEIKESIKKRVRRNKDNQIYINLQRDEKNINNIIDQIIENSFVLITGKPGSGKTTLASKIFNFYFIKYYNDHGRIPEIFICAPTGKGANVLSLRIWNLLDYRVRKILEENNIYNNSNFVSGTSIHKLLGFNSEKGSFNFNKDCKLKADLIIVDEASMIDLYLFSSLIQAISELTKLVILGDKDQLPSVDCGNVFGDIIESKNVFKVNLEGQFRFVDSIKNISEDILKFNDTKLKEKSNDLNFLFNSEKEKHLENIFKKIRFLPLKDINKGFTIEDFENGIYFLEAKNEAFIYKLIDFIVSNYSNNFNYSILNDNLLNDNLDRLNAVKDSVISKFALLVCTNRGFLGTENINDIFINYYKDNFELKPVIILENDYENNLFNGDTGLIVQIKKDGNLLNFFMSEDGRFININLIKKWNYSFCLTVHKSQGSSYDDVYFVLPTELNSPYLNKQIIYTAITRAKKRVFIFGKKEVFINGLEKSIIRESGLKFL, encoded by the coding sequence ATGAAAAATTATTTTGATATTTGTAAATTTATTAATTTAGAATTTCCTTATAAATTTCAAGAGTTAATTATTTCTGATATTTGTGAGGAAATTATCAATAAATACGAAAAAGAAAATTTTTCAAATTATATTGATTTAAGACTTATTAATAGTTTTGTTAATGTTGTAGGAAATCTTTTGATAAATATCTACAATGGTTCAACTTGTATTGACCTATCAAATTATCCAGATTTTTTAAATTATTTTTTTAATAATAATTATTTTAAAAATCTATTATCTGACTTTGTAACATATGTGGATGAAGAACAGAAAAGTTTAGATAAAATAACTCCATTTATATTAAAAAAACTAAATTATGAGGGGGAAAAAAAGTTTCTTTTTTATAGATGTGGGGACTATGTTAATGAAAATGAAATTAAAGAAAGCATTAAAAAAAGAGTAAGAAGGAATAAAGATAACCAAATATATATTAATTTACAAAGGGATGAAAAAAATATAAATAATATAATTGATCAAATAATTGAGAATAGTTTTGTATTAATAACAGGGAAACCTGGCAGTGGAAAAACAACTTTGGCATCTAAAATATTTAATTTTTATTTTATAAAATATTACAATGATCATGGAAGAATTCCAGAAATTTTTATTTGTGCTCCGACAGGTAAGGGAGCTAATGTTTTGTCTTTAAGAATATGGAACTTATTAGATTATAGGGTAAGAAAAATCTTAGAAGAAAACAATATATATAATAATTCAAATTTTGTTTCTGGAACTTCGATTCATAAACTTTTAGGATTTAATTCAGAGAAAGGATCTTTTAATTTTAATAAAGATTGTAAATTAAAGGCAGACCTAATAATAGTTGATGAAGCTTCGATGATCGATCTATACCTTTTTTCTTCTCTTATTCAGGCTATTTCTGAATTGACAAAGCTTGTTATTCTTGGAGATAAAGATCAACTTCCTTCTGTAGATTGTGGGAATGTATTTGGAGATATTATTGAAAGTAAGAATGTTTTTAAAGTAAATTTAGAAGGACAATTTAGATTTGTTGATTCTATTAAAAATATTTCTGAAGATATATTAAAATTTAATGATACCAAGTTAAAAGAAAAAAGTAATGATTTAAATTTCTTATTTAATAGTGAAAAAGAAAAACATTTAGAAAATATTTTTAAAAAAATAAGATTTTTACCTTTGAAAGATATTAACAAAGGTTTTACAATTGAAGATTTTGAAAATGGTATATATTTTTTAGAAGCTAAAAATGAAGCTTTTATATATAAACTTATAGATTTTATTGTTTCAAATTATAGCAATAATTTTAATTATTCAATATTAAATGATAACTTATTAAATGATAACTTAGATAGACTAAATGCAGTAAAAGATAGTGTTATTTCTAAATTTGCTTTATTAGTTTGCACTAATAGAGGTTTTTTAGGAACAGAAAATATTAATGATATTTTTATAAATTATTACAAAGATAATTTTGAATTAAAACCTGTTATTATTCTTGAAAACGACTATGAAAATAATCTCTTTAATGGAGATACAGGTTTAATTGTTCAAATTAAAAAAGATGGGAATCTTTTAAATTTTTTTATGTCTGAAGATGGAAGATTTATTAATATAAATCTAATAAAAAAGTGGAATTACTCTTTTTGCTTGACAGTTCACAAAAGTCAAGGAAGTTCTTATGATGATGTTTATTTTGTTTTACCAACTGAATTAAATTCTCCTTACTTAAATAAGCAAATTATATATACAGCAATAACAAGGGCAAAAAAAAGAGTTTTTATTTTTGGTAAAAAAGAGGTGTTTATTAATGGGTTAGAAAAGAGCATAATTCGAGAATCAGGATTAAAGTTTTTATAA
- a CDS encoding UvrD-helicase domain-containing protein: protein MIDKISEDILSKNVLIEASAGTGKTYTIVKLVANLIENAHALPEEIIIVTFTEKAAGEIKERIYNDLSLKLKEIDEEIRNNIDFEKEILLRKKKLINNALNNINKFLINTIHGFCNYLISNYAFEIGLNFTNEIIDDSEIIKNSFFSYLRKGLFEDIGKILNNSDKKLVVNFAEDIFSFLSFGQCTFENNNLIVDSSTEKKIYKILNYIYNISYIFPYKFRKYIFENSDEKYELLKDIGNKIDLIKIIFNKIKEFFADLKQNNQDREYTILYNFNEFVLELKDKFNDIINKINNYIEEIYPMLQDDDGSFSNNQNLGNIKKNIVDLISRIEAIERDINIHDFFSILEFKVKDSFPRYLQNKIFLFFYFLYTDILNSLVNYISINVFQLSLEYKKKCSKLSFNDMIHYVFNAINNSSILIDKLRNKFKYVFIDEFQDTDPIQWEIFRKIFISSENNNRVILIGDPKQSIYFFRNADLNTYFKAKNEIAKNGKIYKLDENFRSTAEFIDVCNKIFSSSDYFNLNIKNEKEKNISFSKNDLNIE, encoded by the coding sequence ATGATTGATAAAATAAGTGAAGATATCTTGTCAAAAAATGTTCTAATAGAAGCATCGGCTGGAACTGGTAAAACTTATACTATTGTAAAGCTTGTGGCAAACTTGATTGAAAATGCTCATGCTTTGCCAGAAGAAATAATTATTGTTACCTTTACTGAAAAGGCAGCTGGTGAAATAAAAGAAAGAATTTATAATGATTTATCATTAAAGTTAAAAGAGATAGATGAAGAAATTCGTAATAATATTGATTTTGAAAAAGAAATTTTATTAAGAAAAAAGAAACTTATTAATAATGCTTTAAATAATATAAATAAGTTTTTAATTAATACTATTCATGGATTCTGTAATTACCTTATTAGCAATTATGCTTTTGAAATAGGGTTAAATTTTACAAATGAAATTATAGATGATTCTGAAATTATTAAAAATTCTTTTTTTTCATATTTAAGAAAAGGTTTATTCGAAGATATAGGTAAAATATTAAATAATTCTGATAAAAAATTAGTGGTCAATTTTGCAGAAGATATTTTTTCTTTTTTATCTTTTGGACAGTGTACTTTTGAAAATAATAATTTGATTGTTGACTCAAGCACAGAAAAAAAAATATACAAAATTTTAAATTATATTTATAATATATCCTATATTTTCCCATATAAATTTAGAAAATATATATTTGAAAATAGTGATGAGAAATATGAACTATTAAAGGATATAGGTAATAAAATTGATTTAATAAAGATAATATTCAATAAAATAAAAGAGTTTTTTGCTGATTTAAAGCAAAATAATCAAGATAGAGAATATACAATCTTATATAATTTTAATGAATTTGTTTTAGAATTAAAAGATAAATTTAATGATATTATTAATAAAATTAATAACTATATAGAGGAAATTTATCCAATGTTACAAGATGATGATGGGAGTTTTTCAAATAATCAAAACTTGGGAAATATAAAAAAAAATATTGTTGACTTAATATCTAGAATTGAAGCTATAGAAAGAGATATAAATATTCATGATTTTTTTTCTATTTTAGAATTTAAAGTAAAAGATAGTTTTCCAAGGTATCTTCAGAACAAAATCTTTTTGTTTTTTTACTTTTTATATACAGATATATTAAACTCACTCGTCAATTATATTAGTATAAATGTTTTTCAACTATCATTAGAATATAAGAAAAAATGTTCAAAATTATCTTTTAATGATATGATTCATTATGTATTTAATGCTATTAATAATTCTAGTATATTAATAGATAAGTTAAGAAATAAATTTAAGTACGTATTTATCGATGAATTTCAGGATACAGATCCAATACAATGGGAAATTTTTAGAAAAATTTTTATTAGTTCAGAAAATAATAATAGGGTTATTTTAATAGGTGATCCAAAACAATCTATCTATTTTTTTAGAAATGCTGATTTAAATACATATTTTAAAGCTAAAAATGAGATAGCAAAGAATGGTAAAATATATAAATTAGATGAAAATTTTAGATCTACTGCAGAATTCATAGATGTTTGTAATAAAATATTTTCGTCTTCTGATTATTTTAATTTAAATATTAAGAATGAAAAAGAAAAAAATATTAGTTTTAGTAAAAATGATTTAAATATAGAATAG